A region from the Anaerolineae bacterium genome encodes:
- a CDS encoding Branched-chain amino acid transport system permease protein LivM, whose translation MAGGYFLTILIFTAMYISLALSLNILTGYAGQVSLGHAAFLGIGAYTSAVLTVRYETPFWVAFLAAILLTGLIGTFLGLPSLRVRHDFLVLATMGINFVVVSVFKYVDFFGGAMGLVNIPAPTLFGITFRGGIPYFLLTVAYALFTLLICWYLSKTWSGLAFQTIRNDEDAAASLGVNPARYKIYAFGISAALAGGVGSLYAHFLGSVFPDNFVFVESIGMLSMVIFGGIGTLRGPIVGAILLRLIPELLRFIQDYRFTFYGALLVLMMLFQPMGLLGNESWLWRQITRWFRASSHGGKETTQ comes from the coding sequence ATGGCTGGCGGATATTTCTTAACGATCCTCATCTTCACGGCAATGTATATTTCTCTCGCCCTGAGCCTGAATATTTTGACCGGATACGCTGGTCAAGTATCCTTGGGGCATGCAGCCTTTCTGGGTATCGGTGCATATACTTCCGCTGTGCTTACTGTGCGTTATGAGACACCTTTCTGGGTAGCCTTTTTAGCTGCCATACTTCTTACCGGGCTAATCGGTACATTTCTTGGCTTACCCAGCCTGCGTGTGCGACACGATTTTCTGGTCCTGGCAACCATGGGAATTAATTTTGTGGTTGTTTCAGTCTTTAAGTACGTCGATTTCTTTGGCGGTGCAATGGGACTGGTGAATATCCCGGCACCGACATTGTTTGGAATAACCTTCCGGGGTGGAATTCCCTATTTTCTGTTGACCGTCGCTTATGCCTTGTTCACCCTCTTGATCTGCTGGTATCTGTCCAAAACCTGGAGCGGGCTTGCGTTCCAGACGATCCGCAATGATGAGGATGCCGCAGCTTCACTAGGAGTAAACCCAGCTCGCTATAAAATATATGCCTTTGGGATCAGTGCAGCCCTGGCTGGTGGTGTCGGCTCATTATATGCCCACTTTCTGGGCAGCGTGTTCCCGGACAATTTTGTCTTTGTAGAATCAATTGGAATGTTGTCCATGGTTATTTTTGGGGGTATTGGTACCCTGCGTGGCCCAATCGTCGGAGCGATTCTCTTACGCTTGATTCCGGAATTGCTGCGCTTCATTCAGGATTATCGCTTTACCTTTTATGGAGCTTTGCTGGTCTTGATGATGCTCTTCCAACCGATGGGACTGCTTGGAAATGAGAGCTGGCTATGGCGGCAGATCACCCGCTGGTTCCGAGCTTCTTCTCATGGCGGAAAGGAGACCACCCAATGA
- a CDS encoding Branched-chain amino acid transport ATP-binding protein LivG, translating into MTQLEIRSVSHWFGGLQALKDVTFETSDEILGLIGPNGAGKTTLFNVISGFIVPTRGEVRFNGKAIHHLRADQTVRLGLARTFQIVKPFATLTVEENVLVGLGMPYYPKAAALVQIYRTPVNLEKVEQILDKVHLTDYRFAQAARLPIGLQRRLEIARALATQPKVLLLDEPAAGLVAQETEELAALIRSLYTEGMHIILIEHNMRFAMNLCQRIVVLSQGEIIAQGSPADIQNNEKVINAYLGQE; encoded by the coding sequence ATGACCCAACTCGAAATTCGCTCGGTATCCCATTGGTTTGGTGGCCTGCAAGCTCTTAAGGATGTAACCTTTGAAACCAGCGATGAAATCCTTGGGCTGATCGGACCGAATGGGGCTGGAAAAACGACTCTGTTCAATGTGATATCAGGCTTTATTGTCCCAACCAGAGGTGAGGTGCGTTTTAACGGGAAAGCCATCCATCATCTGCGCGCCGACCAAACCGTTCGTCTCGGGTTAGCCCGCACGTTTCAAATCGTTAAGCCCTTTGCGACCCTGACGGTGGAGGAAAACGTGCTGGTTGGGCTGGGAATGCCCTACTACCCAAAGGCGGCTGCGCTGGTACAAATTTACCGTACACCGGTCAATTTAGAAAAAGTCGAGCAGATTTTAGACAAAGTTCACCTGACAGACTATCGCTTTGCCCAGGCTGCCAGGCTGCCAATTGGTTTGCAACGCCGTTTGGAAATCGCCCGCGCTCTGGCGACCCAGCCCAAAGTTTTACTCCTGGATGAACCAGCCGCCGGCCTGGTTGCCCAGGAAACGGAAGAATTAGCTGCATTGATTCGGAGTCTTTATACTGAAGGAATGCACATCATATTGATCGAGCACAATATGCGCTTTGCTATGAATTTATGTCAGCGCATTGTTGTCCTTTCCCAAGGCGAGATCATCGCTCAGGGTAGCCCGGCTGACATTCAAAACAACGAAAAAGTGATTAATGCCTACCTTGGACAGGAGTGA
- a CDS encoding Branched-chain amino acid transport ATP-binding protein LivF, translated as MLTVENLHVRYGQIEVLHGVSLQVGEREVVAVLGANGAGKSTLIKTIIGWLKPAQGGCKLNNETIDSLPTWERVKRGIAIVPESGRLFRELSVEDNLRLGAYLSQEQDTRKQIEVVFNLFPILAERRKQIAKTLSGGEQQMLAIGRAMMSNPRLLLIDEVSMGLMPILVKRVFQVIKELPQHNVSVLLVEQNAFEALKIVHRAYVLENGHLVLEGKAQELADNPLVKAAYLGG; from the coding sequence ATGCTCACCGTAGAGAATCTGCATGTGCGATATGGTCAAATTGAAGTCCTGCACGGTGTCTCATTGCAGGTAGGCGAAAGGGAGGTCGTTGCAGTCTTAGGCGCCAACGGGGCAGGGAAAAGTACGCTCATTAAAACCATTATTGGATGGCTCAAACCTGCCCAGGGTGGCTGCAAGCTCAACAATGAGACCATTGATTCTTTACCGACCTGGGAAAGGGTTAAACGAGGCATCGCCATTGTGCCAGAAAGCGGAAGACTATTCCGCGAGCTTAGTGTGGAGGATAATTTACGCTTAGGCGCGTACCTGTCTCAGGAACAAGATACCAGAAAGCAAATAGAAGTTGTCTTTAATCTGTTCCCCATCTTAGCCGAGCGACGAAAGCAAATCGCCAAAACCCTGAGTGGCGGCGAACAACAAATGTTAGCGATAGGTAGGGCAATGATGTCCAATCCACGTCTATTGTTGATCGATGAGGTCTCAATGGGACTGATGCCCATTTTAGTTAAACGCGTCTTCCAGGTGATAAAGGAGTTACCGCAACATAATGTCAGCGTCTTACTGGTTGAACAAAATGCTTTTGAAGCACTAAAAATCGTTCATCGCGCCTATGTGTTGGAAAACGGACACCTTGTCCTGGAAGGAAAAGCACAGGAATTAGCCGATAATCCCTTAGTAAAAGCTGCCTACTTGGGCGGATAA
- a CDS encoding Urocanate hydratase yields the protein MKGGWMKRVVRAPRGTQLTCKSWLTEAAYRMIQNNLDPEVAERPEDLVVYGGRGQAARNWECLDAILESLKNLENDETLLVQSGKPVVIFKTHPDAPRVLIANSNLVPHWATQEHFDHLVAQGLMMFGQMTAGSWIYIGTQGILQGTYETLAALANQRGWRSLKGKFVLTAGLGGMGGAQPLAITMNEGVGLIVEVDPQRARRRLEIGYVDTVVDTLEEAMTIVEECVEKQIPKSVGLIGNASDIYNELVIRGVTPDVVTDQTPAHDVLMYVPSGLSVTAAEELRRNDPKEYEKRSMESMARHVQAMLEFKRKGAEVFDYGNNLRQRAYDWGVSDAFEFPGFVPAYIRPLFCQGKGPFRWVALSGDPEDIYRTDEAVMELFPEEEHLHRWLKMAREKVPFQGLPARICWLGYGERAKAGLKFNEMVAKGELKAPIVIGRDHLDAGSVASPNRETEGMKDGSDAISDWPILNALINAVGGATWVSFHHGGGVGIGFSQHAGQVIVADGTPEAARRLERVLTTDPGMGVVRHADAGYELAIEFAKKHGIKMPMLK from the coding sequence TTGAAAGGAGGCTGGATGAAAAGAGTAGTTCGTGCGCCGCGAGGCACGCAATTAACCTGTAAGTCATGGCTTACTGAAGCTGCCTACCGGATGATCCAAAACAACCTTGATCCGGAAGTGGCAGAGCGCCCAGAAGATTTGGTGGTCTATGGCGGACGAGGTCAGGCTGCCCGCAACTGGGAGTGCCTTGACGCTATCCTGGAATCCTTGAAGAATCTTGAGAACGACGAAACCCTGCTGGTCCAATCGGGCAAGCCGGTGGTGATTTTCAAAACTCACCCCGATGCACCGCGCGTACTGATCGCCAATTCCAATCTGGTACCTCATTGGGCAACTCAAGAACACTTCGACCATCTGGTCGCACAGGGGTTGATGATGTTCGGTCAAATGACAGCCGGATCTTGGATTTACATCGGCACGCAAGGCATTCTACAAGGAACCTATGAGACCCTGGCAGCTCTTGCCAATCAACGTGGCTGGCGTTCACTCAAGGGGAAATTCGTCTTGACGGCTGGATTGGGCGGTATGGGTGGTGCTCAGCCCTTAGCCATTACCATGAACGAGGGGGTGGGATTAATTGTCGAAGTCGACCCGCAACGCGCCAGGCGCCGCCTTGAAATCGGCTACGTGGACACGGTAGTCGATACCCTCGAAGAAGCAATGACCATCGTGGAAGAATGTGTTGAAAAGCAAATTCCGAAATCGGTGGGGTTGATCGGCAATGCTTCCGACATCTATAATGAACTGGTCATCCGCGGCGTCACACCGGATGTTGTCACCGATCAGACACCTGCCCATGATGTCTTAATGTATGTGCCCAGCGGTTTGAGTGTCACAGCCGCCGAAGAATTACGGCGGAATGACCCGAAGGAATATGAAAAGCGGTCCATGGAATCCATGGCGCGCCACGTCCAGGCAATGCTGGAATTCAAACGCAAGGGCGCCGAGGTTTTTGACTACGGTAATAATCTTCGACAGCGAGCTTACGATTGGGGCGTGAGCGATGCTTTCGAATTTCCAGGGTTTGTGCCGGCCTACATCCGCCCGCTTTTCTGCCAGGGTAAGGGTCCATTCCGATGGGTCGCCCTGTCTGGGGATCCCGAAGACATCTATCGCACCGATGAAGCCGTGATGGAACTCTTCCCCGAAGAAGAGCATCTGCACCGTTGGCTAAAAATGGCGCGCGAAAAGGTTCCCTTCCAGGGTTTGCCAGCACGAATTTGTTGGCTGGGGTACGGGGAGCGCGCCAAAGCCGGCTTGAAATTCAATGAAATGGTCGCGAAAGGGGAGTTGAAGGCTCCAATCGTGATTGGGCGGGATCACCTGGATGCCGGTTCAGTTGCCTCACCCAACCGCGAGACTGAAGGCATGAAAGACGGCAGCGATGCCATTTCCGATTGGCCAATCCTGAATGCCCTGATCAACGCCGTTGGCGGAGCAACCTGGGTATCCTTCCACCATGGCGGCGGCGTGGGTATTGGCTTCAGTCAGCACGCCGGACAGGTCATCGTGGCAGACGGCACACCTGAAGCAGCCAGGCGTCTCGAGCGCGTGCTGACCACCGATCCAGGAATGGGGGTTGTGCGTCATGCGGATGCCGGCTATGAACTTGCCATCGAATTTGCTAAAAAGCACGGCATCAAAATGCCGATGTTAAAGTAG